In one Halomarina ordinaria genomic region, the following are encoded:
- a CDS encoding tripartite tricarboxylate transporter permease, whose product MLPVLPLQNAVSSLVEGIGIALTPSILLWMVVGLVLGMVLGALPGIGSPVAMAIVLPLTLPLPAEAAIILLVAIYSGAMFGGSVAAILLNAPGTESAAATTLDGYPMAKSGLAKNALAIATTASALNGFAGAVILVILSPVLIGAVLAFGSPEYFLLALLGISLITIVTDGSIVKGLVSGAFGLMISTIGVAIFSPTPRFAFGQLSLYEGINFVAALIGMFAFAEMMKLAAQKTISEEAVELGGSITEGIKTVFRYPKSMVKALVIGLGIGMVPGSGATTSTFVAYAEEARSRVEGAFGEGDPRGIIAPEGANNPTVSGSLIPTLSFGIPGSGSTAVLLGGILMHGLQPGPVLFEEQLSFTYAIFVSLFLGNFVILAAGYTVIPYASRITDLDTNVIIPMVVVLSFAGAYTLADNWVDVVAVLVLGIYGFYMVKYNYSVIAFVLGIVLGPIAEQNLFRALSISGGEWSIFYTRPLSAAIVVAIVFVLFGPFIKPYVSRGIDRISS is encoded by the coding sequence ATGCTCCCCGTCCTGCCGCTCCAGAACGCGGTCTCGTCGCTGGTCGAGGGTATCGGCATCGCACTCACGCCGTCGATACTCCTCTGGATGGTGGTCGGCCTCGTCCTCGGGATGGTCCTCGGGGCGCTCCCGGGCATCGGCTCCCCGGTCGCGATGGCCATCGTCCTCCCACTCACGCTCCCGCTGCCGGCCGAGGCGGCCATCATCCTGCTGGTCGCCATCTACAGCGGCGCGATGTTCGGGGGGAGCGTCGCCGCCATCCTGCTCAACGCGCCGGGGACGGAGTCCGCCGCGGCGACGACGCTCGACGGCTACCCGATGGCGAAGAGCGGGCTGGCGAAGAACGCCCTCGCCATCGCGACGACCGCCTCCGCGCTCAACGGCTTCGCCGGCGCGGTCATCCTCGTCATCCTCTCGCCGGTACTCATCGGCGCGGTGCTCGCGTTCGGGTCGCCGGAGTACTTCCTGCTCGCGCTCCTCGGCATCTCGCTCATCACCATCGTCACCGACGGCTCCATCGTCAAGGGGCTGGTGTCGGGCGCCTTCGGGCTGATGATTTCCACCATCGGGGTGGCCATCTTCAGTCCGACACCGCGGTTCGCCTTCGGGCAACTCTCGCTGTACGAGGGCATCAACTTCGTCGCCGCCCTCATCGGCATGTTCGCGTTCGCCGAGATGATGAAACTGGCCGCCCAGAAGACCATCTCCGAGGAGGCGGTCGAACTCGGCGGGAGCATCACCGAGGGTATCAAGACGGTGTTCAGGTACCCGAAGTCGATGGTGAAGGCACTCGTCATCGGGCTCGGCATCGGGATGGTCCCCGGGTCGGGCGCGACGACGTCGACGTTCGTGGCCTACGCCGAGGAGGCTCGCTCGCGCGTCGAGGGGGCCTTCGGGGAGGGTGACCCTCGCGGTATCATCGCCCCCGAGGGGGCGAACAACCCGACGGTCAGCGGGTCGCTCATCCCGACGCTGTCGTTCGGTATCCCGGGCAGCGGGTCGACCGCCGTCCTGCTCGGCGGCATCCTCATGCACGGCCTCCAGCCGGGGCCGGTGCTGTTCGAGGAACAGCTCTCGTTCACCTACGCCATCTTCGTCTCGCTGTTCCTCGGTAACTTCGTCATCCTCGCGGCCGGGTACACGGTCATCCCCTACGCGAGTCGCATCACCGACCTGGACACGAACGTCATCATCCCGATGGTCGTCGTCCTCTCGTTCGCGGGCGCGTACACGCTCGCCGACAACTGGGTCGACGTCGTCGCGGTGCTCGTGCTCGGTATCTACGGTTTCTACATGGTCAAGTACAACTACTCGGTCATCGCGTTCGTCCTCGGCATCGTGCTGGGGCCCATCGCCGAGCAGAACCTCTTCAGGGCACTGAGCATCTCGGGCGGCGAGTGGAGCATCTTCTACACCCGCCCCCTGTCGGCCGCCATCGTCGTCGCCATCGTCTTCGTCCTGTTCGGGCCGTTCATCAAACCGTACGTGAGTCGGGGTATCGACCGCATCTCGTCCTGA